In Pseudodesulfovibrio sp. JC047, a genomic segment contains:
- the mqnB gene encoding futalosine hydrolase gives MGFMLLVITATSNEMQAVFPDAPRVEQGETAEYECNGRTLLLAVTGVGLVNASLMTGLVLGRDDVDGVINFGIAGAYDLDEFPMLSTCYCWQETWPEYGLLDEEGNVDPKGINFPQGKINDQLIWNRVKLNPVNDAETMHVTLGQKWLRASSVTVSSVTGTAERAGWLKLACNANLENMEGFGLAFGAGRMGLPFLEVRTISNLVGSREAEDWDLKGALKGLGLAANQLFTA, from the coding sequence ATGGGTTTCATGCTTTTAGTAATAACAGCGACATCCAATGAGATGCAGGCCGTGTTTCCCGACGCTCCCCGAGTGGAGCAGGGTGAGACGGCGGAGTATGAATGCAACGGACGCACACTGCTTTTGGCCGTGACTGGCGTCGGATTGGTGAATGCTTCGCTCATGACCGGCCTTGTGTTGGGGCGGGACGATGTGGACGGTGTCATCAATTTCGGTATTGCTGGGGCCTATGATCTTGATGAATTCCCCATGCTTTCCACCTGTTATTGCTGGCAGGAGACGTGGCCTGAATACGGATTGCTGGATGAAGAAGGCAATGTTGACCCCAAGGGAATCAATTTTCCCCAGGGAAAGATCAACGACCAGCTTATTTGGAATCGAGTCAAATTGAATCCCGTCAATGATGCTGAAACCATGCATGTGACGTTGGGTCAAAAATGGCTGCGCGCGTCATCCGTGACGGTCAGCAGTGTTACGGGCACGGCTGAACGGGCCGGGTGGCTCAAGCTGGCCTGCAATGCCAATCTGGAAAATATGGAAGGCTTTGGTCTGGCATTTGGTGCCGGGCGCATGGGACTGCCATTTTTGGAGGTGCGAACCATCTCCAATCTGGTCGGCTCCCGAGAGGCTGAGGACTGGGATTTGAAAGGTGCGCTGAAGGGGCTTGGCCTCGCTGCCAACCAGCTTTTTACGGCGTAG
- a CDS encoding methyl-accepting chemotaxis protein, producing MKFIRNSLGVKITLLSSILTVIAFAGLFANNSISTRDHTLQEVEASAERVADMLYMAIEDPMSVGDNDGTKIKFAEMASRYPDTMIYMTDYKGEVTYATERGVERKNIFDLRTENGLPDLIQNSLDEKIVAGELMDINGKLHFAEVKSIANSLECHHCHGKSRKILGSMVVAIDVSPQFQALKDSQLKSAAISVFGVIALLAALIIFMRRAIVNRISIIAATTEEVSKGNLDAKFTVKGSDELGALSRYLGEMVDQIRDQLQYNQSVLDGIVVPLFVTDKDLHLKFINPPLQNILGLTEDEVQGRRVSDVFTCDSEDEATCNAADVIEHGNPVTGRFVYHRADGTDFPLLFEASPLKDADDKAVGVICVLIDLTREERDKKNIEKQQQNLLVVANEVTEVANRLNESSDALSEQMRELARGVDTTADETSQVATAMEEMNATVLEVAKNASETAEASNQANKVAADGGTVVGKTVVEINTVADTTENLAEALGSLSSRAENIGKVMAVINDIADQTNLLALNAAIEAARAGEAGRGFAVVADEVRKLAEKTMDATKEVEGAISLIQQSTANVVKEMDSAKVRVVNTSGMAQKAGSVLDEIVQHSNSIADRVNGIAAAAEQQSSTSDEINTRVTQINALSQEVLSGIQQSNRGILEVSEMAQNLSELVAKFRN from the coding sequence ATGAAATTTATTCGAAATTCCCTTGGTGTCAAAATTACGCTTCTTTCTTCAATCCTGACGGTGATTGCATTTGCAGGATTGTTTGCCAACAATTCCATTTCTACCCGAGATCATACATTGCAAGAGGTCGAGGCCTCGGCAGAGCGCGTGGCCGACATGTTGTACATGGCCATCGAAGATCCCATGTCCGTGGGAGACAATGACGGAACGAAAATCAAGTTTGCGGAAATGGCTTCGCGCTATCCGGATACCATGATTTACATGACCGATTACAAGGGCGAAGTGACCTATGCCACCGAGCGTGGCGTCGAACGGAAGAATATTTTTGATCTCCGGACGGAAAATGGTCTTCCCGACCTGATTCAGAACAGCCTTGATGAAAAGATTGTGGCTGGAGAGTTGATGGATATTAATGGCAAATTGCATTTTGCCGAGGTGAAATCCATTGCCAACAGTCTCGAATGTCACCATTGCCACGGCAAAAGTCGTAAAATTCTTGGATCAATGGTTGTGGCTATTGATGTCAGTCCGCAGTTTCAAGCCTTGAAGGACAGCCAACTGAAATCCGCTGCAATTTCTGTCTTTGGTGTCATCGCTTTGCTCGCGGCGCTCATCATTTTCATGCGCCGGGCCATTGTCAATCGAATCTCCATCATCGCCGCTACGACAGAAGAAGTCAGCAAAGGCAACTTGGATGCGAAATTTACGGTGAAGGGGAGTGATGAGTTGGGAGCGTTGTCCAGATATCTGGGAGAAATGGTTGACCAGATCAGAGACCAGCTTCAGTACAATCAAAGCGTGCTTGACGGGATTGTGGTTCCGCTGTTCGTGACGGACAAGGACCTGCATCTTAAATTCATCAATCCGCCGCTTCAGAACATCCTCGGCTTGACTGAAGATGAAGTCCAGGGACGGCGTGTCTCTGACGTCTTTACCTGTGATTCCGAGGACGAAGCGACGTGTAATGCCGCCGATGTCATTGAACACGGCAACCCCGTGACCGGCCGGTTTGTGTATCATCGCGCTGATGGCACGGATTTCCCGTTGCTGTTTGAAGCTTCACCGCTCAAGGATGCAGACGACAAGGCCGTGGGTGTGATCTGTGTGCTCATCGATCTGACCCGTGAAGAAAGAGACAAGAAGAATATCGAGAAGCAACAGCAGAATTTGTTGGTGGTTGCCAATGAGGTGACCGAAGTCGCCAACCGACTCAACGAATCCTCTGATGCCTTGTCCGAGCAGATGCGAGAGCTGGCACGAGGAGTGGATACCACGGCCGATGAGACCAGTCAGGTCGCCACGGCCATGGAAGAAATGAACGCTACAGTCCTTGAAGTCGCCAAAAATGCGTCGGAAACCGCAGAAGCGTCGAATCAGGCGAATAAGGTCGCGGCTGATGGCGGGACAGTGGTCGGTAAAACGGTTGTCGAAATCAATACGGTTGCCGATACCACCGAGAACTTGGCCGAAGCTTTGGGTTCTCTGTCCAGTCGGGCCGAGAATATCGGGAAAGTCATGGCGGTCATCAATGACATTGCGGATCAGACCAATTTGTTGGCCCTGAATGCCGCAATTGAGGCGGCTCGTGCCGGTGAGGCCGGGCGAGGGTTCGCCGTGGTTGCTGATGAAGTCAGGAAGTTGGCCGAAAAAACCATGGATGCGACCAAGGAAGTTGAAGGAGCCATCTCGCTCATTCAACAATCCACGGCAAATGTCGTCAAGGAAATGGACAGCGCCAAGGTGCGGGTAGTGAATACCTCCGGCATGGCGCAGAAGGCTGGAAGTGTGTTGGACGAAATCGTGCAACATTCCAACTCCATTGCGGACCGGGTGAATGGTATCGCTGCTGCCGCAGAGCAACAGTCTTCAACGTCAGATGAAATCAATACCCGTGTCACACAGATCAATGCACTTTCTCAGGAAGTGCTTTCCGGTAT
- a CDS encoding polyprenyl synthetase family protein, with translation MDELLRCFQRELPGINDFLDQEADQLNGLVRDVAKHIIGSGGKRIRPILTILFARSLGYAKDDFHAMACSLELLHSATLLHDDYLDDAELRRGRPASHLVFGRTETILAGDALLALANQMASRYGNARLSWLLAKGTMETAVGEIEEISFSKNPSLNRDKYLEIIIGKTARLIECACRCGAALAGATPEQEDAAGDFGLNLGIAFQLVDDALDYASPTSETGKPEGGDLREGKVTLPLILLMENGDAEQSVTLLRALKEQSLTDAQCQDILTRVRDGRYSEKTREEAAAYVEKAKACLDSFEPGEELVVLKQAADFVLTRTK, from the coding sequence ATGGACGAACTTTTACGATGTTTTCAACGGGAACTTCCCGGCATAAATGACTTTCTCGACCAGGAAGCCGATCAACTGAACGGTCTGGTTCGGGATGTGGCCAAGCATATCATTGGCTCTGGCGGTAAACGGATTCGTCCTATCCTGACAATCCTGTTCGCTCGATCCCTTGGCTATGCCAAAGATGATTTTCACGCCATGGCCTGTTCGCTGGAGCTGTTGCATTCGGCGACCTTGCTGCATGATGACTACCTTGACGACGCTGAATTGCGCCGTGGCCGACCCGCCTCACACCTCGTGTTTGGTCGGACCGAGACCATTCTGGCCGGTGACGCGTTGCTTGCCTTGGCCAACCAGATGGCGTCGCGGTATGGCAATGCCCGGCTTTCCTGGCTGCTGGCCAAGGGAACCATGGAGACTGCGGTCGGTGAAATCGAGGAAATTTCTTTTTCCAAGAATCCGTCCCTGAATCGGGATAAGTACCTTGAGATCATTATTGGCAAGACAGCGCGCTTGATCGAGTGCGCCTGCCGGTGTGGAGCGGCTTTGGCCGGAGCGACCCCTGAACAGGAAGACGCGGCCGGTGACTTTGGTTTGAATCTCGGTATCGCCTTCCAGTTGGTGGATGACGCATTGGATTACGCGTCGCCGACATCCGAGACCGGCAAGCCCGAGGGCGGCGATCTCAGAGAAGGCAAGGTCACGTTGCCATTGATTTTATTGATGGAAAATGGGGATGCCGAACAGAGTGTGACCCTCTTGAGGGCTCTCAAGGAGCAGTCGTTGACCGACGCGCAGTGTCAGGACATTCTGACGCGGGTCCGGGACGGGCGATATTCGGAAAAGACCCGAGAGGAAGCCGCTGCCTATGTGGAGAAGGCCAAGGCCTGCCTGGACAGTTTTGAGCCGGGCGAAGAGCTTGTGGTCCTCAAACAGGCTGCGGATTTTGTGCTGACTAGAACCAAGTAA
- a CDS encoding phosphoribosylformylglycinamidine synthase subunit PurS: MLCRIVVGLKQGVRDVLGERVARKIRSELGMDVQDVRIVNVFTLEGVSQEQVDLVLERAALHDPVLHEVSLKPLARDFDWIVEVGFRPGVTDNEGRTARETLGVVLGLDKVELEAVKVYTSKQYLMCADMSEADIQRVSRDLLANELIQRYEYKSSGTWTSEPGFEAKAAQVTGQASDEVAVIPLSTMSDQEMTDFSRANTLALSLRELHDIQAYYADPAVQAERTARGMAVDPTDAEIEVLAQTWSEHCKHKIFSAKIRYENTENGTTTELSSLYKTFIQGSTKQIRERNAATRDGGDYCLSVFKDNAGVISFSDAINVCVKMETHNSPSALDPYGGALTGIVGVNRDPMGTGIGANLLCNTDVFCFADPFYEGELPPRLLHPRRVFEGVREGVEHGGNKSGIPTVNGSIVFDERYLGKPLVYCGTIGTMPVTVAGKPSQEKCALPGDLIVMSGGRIGADGIHGATFSSEELHEGSPATAVQIGDPITQRKMYDFLMRARDRGLYNAITDNGAGGLSSSVGEMAEDSGGFDMDLAKAPLKYDGLKPWEILISEAQERMTMAVPPEKIDAFMALSEEMDVESSVLGTFTDSGKYLTRYNDRVVTCLDMDFLHNGVPQMELSAVWKRPEFAKDAVPVPEDQGGLLKDMLGRLNICSKEYVVRQYDHEVQGKSAIKPMVGVKADGPSDAGVIRPELGSDKGLVVSHGICPQFSDYDTYWMMANAIDEGIRNAVAVGGDVNYMAGCDNFCWCDPVQSESTSDGEYKLAQLVRANQALAQYCLGFGVPCVSGKDSMKNDYKGGGQKISIPPTVLFSVIGVIPDVNKCLTSDFKKDGDRIYVLGMTRPELGGSEVAQQLGFSNPDVPQVDLVSAKTRYETVFEATQRGLITACHDCSDGGLGVALAEMCIGGRLGADVDLSRVPTCGVMNETAVLYSESASRFVVSVDSANADAFEELFAGQVCAYIGKVFDSSQLLVKNADKTVLREGVDAMAGAFKATLDW; this comes from the coding sequence ATGTTGTGTCGTATCGTCGTTGGACTGAAACAAGGCGTCCGTGACGTGCTGGGCGAACGTGTCGCCCGCAAGATCAGGAGTGAACTCGGCATGGATGTGCAGGATGTGCGCATCGTCAATGTCTTTACTCTGGAAGGAGTGTCACAGGAACAGGTTGATCTTGTTCTGGAACGGGCAGCCCTGCACGATCCGGTGTTGCACGAGGTATCCCTCAAACCGCTGGCCCGTGATTTCGACTGGATTGTCGAAGTCGGATTCCGTCCCGGCGTCACTGACAATGAAGGACGCACCGCGCGGGAAACGCTGGGTGTGGTCCTCGGGTTGGACAAGGTGGAGCTGGAAGCGGTCAAGGTTTATACCTCCAAGCAATACCTGATGTGTGCGGATATGAGCGAAGCCGACATTCAACGTGTGTCACGGGATTTGTTGGCGAATGAATTGATTCAGCGGTATGAGTACAAATCTTCGGGGACGTGGACATCCGAGCCGGGATTCGAGGCCAAGGCCGCTCAGGTTACCGGACAGGCGTCTGACGAAGTGGCGGTGATTCCATTATCGACCATGTCTGACCAGGAGATGACAGATTTTTCTCGGGCCAATACATTGGCCTTGTCGTTGCGGGAGCTGCACGACATTCAGGCGTATTACGCCGATCCGGCCGTGCAGGCTGAACGGACGGCGCGAGGCATGGCTGTTGATCCCACGGATGCGGAGATCGAAGTGTTGGCCCAGACGTGGTCAGAGCACTGCAAGCATAAGATTTTCAGCGCGAAAATTCGGTATGAAAATACGGAAAACGGGACGACCACCGAGTTGTCCAGCCTGTATAAGACCTTTATTCAGGGATCGACCAAACAGATTCGCGAACGCAACGCAGCGACTCGGGATGGCGGTGATTATTGTCTGTCCGTGTTCAAGGACAACGCCGGTGTCATCAGTTTTTCCGACGCCATCAATGTGTGTGTGAAAATGGAAACCCATAACTCGCCGTCCGCTTTGGACCCATACGGCGGAGCCTTGACCGGCATTGTGGGTGTCAACCGGGACCCCATGGGCACCGGTATCGGCGCGAACCTGTTGTGCAACACCGATGTTTTCTGCTTTGCCGATCCGTTTTACGAAGGTGAATTGCCGCCGAGATTGCTGCACCCCCGTCGTGTGTTTGAAGGCGTGCGTGAAGGGGTGGAACACGGTGGCAACAAGTCCGGTATCCCCACGGTGAACGGGTCCATTGTTTTTGATGAACGGTATCTGGGCAAACCGTTGGTCTATTGCGGCACTATCGGCACCATGCCGGTCACCGTGGCCGGAAAACCGTCTCAGGAAAAATGCGCGTTGCCGGGTGATTTGATTGTCATGTCCGGTGGTCGCATCGGAGCGGACGGCATTCATGGCGCGACATTCTCATCTGAAGAACTGCACGAGGGCAGCCCGGCGACCGCAGTGCAGATCGGTGACCCCATCACTCAGCGCAAGATGTATGATTTTCTGATGCGCGCCCGGGATCGTGGCCTGTACAACGCCATTACCGATAACGGGGCTGGTGGTCTGTCGTCGTCTGTGGGCGAAATGGCTGAGGACAGTGGCGGGTTCGATATGGACCTTGCCAAGGCTCCGCTCAAGTATGACGGCCTGAAGCCTTGGGAGATTCTGATTTCCGAAGCCCAGGAACGCATGACCATGGCTGTTCCGCCGGAAAAGATTGACGCATTCATGGCCCTGTCGGAGGAGATGGATGTGGAATCCTCTGTTCTCGGAACATTTACCGATTCAGGGAAATACCTGACACGATACAACGACCGTGTGGTGACGTGTCTCGATATGGACTTCCTGCATAATGGCGTGCCCCAGATGGAATTGTCTGCTGTGTGGAAGCGGCCTGAATTTGCCAAGGATGCGGTCCCGGTCCCCGAGGATCAGGGTGGGCTGCTCAAGGATATGCTCGGCAGGCTGAATATTTGCTCCAAGGAATATGTGGTTCGTCAATACGATCATGAGGTGCAAGGCAAGTCCGCCATCAAACCCATGGTGGGCGTGAAGGCGGACGGCCCGTCCGACGCCGGTGTGATCCGGCCCGAACTCGGTTCGGACAAGGGGTTGGTCGTGTCACATGGTATTTGTCCGCAATTTTCCGATTATGACACCTATTGGATGATGGCTAACGCTATTGACGAAGGGATTCGGAACGCTGTGGCCGTGGGTGGCGACGTCAATTACATGGCCGGTTGTGACAACTTCTGTTGGTGCGATCCTGTTCAATCCGAGTCTACGTCGGACGGTGAGTACAAGCTGGCTCAGTTGGTCCGTGCCAATCAGGCTTTGGCCCAGTATTGCCTCGGATTCGGCGTTCCATGCGTGTCCGGCAAGGATTCCATGAAGAACGATTACAAGGGCGGCGGCCAGAAAATCTCCATTCCGCCGACCGTGTTATTTTCGGTGATCGGTGTGATTCCTGATGTGAACAAGTGCCTGACTTCGGATTTCAAGAAGGACGGCGACCGAATCTATGTGCTCGGCATGACCCGCCCGGAACTCGGTGGCAGTGAAGTGGCGCAGCAGCTCGGATTTTCCAATCCGGATGTGCCTCAGGTTGACCTTGTGTCCGCCAAGACTCGGTATGAAACCGTGTTCGAGGCCACGCAACGCGGACTCATCACCGCCTGTCACGACTGCTCGGATGGCGGATTGGGTGTGGCCTTGGCTGAAATGTGCATTGGTGGCCGACTCGGTGCTGATGTCGATCTGTCCAGGGTGCCGACCTGCGGTGTGATGAACGAAACAGCCGTGTTGTATTCGGAATCCGCTAGCCGGTTTGTGGTTTCGGTGGACAGCGCCAATGCGGACGCCTTTGAAGAACTGTTTGCCGGTCAGGTGTGTGCTTATATTGGTAAAGTCTTTGACTCCTCTCAACTTCTTGTCAAAAATGCCGATAAGACGGTGTTGCGGGAAGGGGTTGACGCTATGGCAGGGGCGTTCAAGGCAACACTTGATTGGTAG
- a CDS encoding cytochrome c family protein, with protein sequence MLKKAVWYKGSLGVLMAACVMTVAMAGVGRTNSGQFVGSESCGECHEEEYGNFKKFAKKAHSGKSVKVMAADLTNEEVAECYVCHMTGYGRPGGFVSFAETPGMADCGCEVCHGPGYDHVEADGDPDLIKGSLSMDDCTSCHNPERIDAFDFKPLLYGGAH encoded by the coding sequence ATGTTGAAAAAAGCGGTGTGGTACAAAGGAAGCCTGGGCGTTTTGATGGCTGCTTGTGTCATGACGGTCGCAATGGCGGGCGTTGGCCGAACGAATTCCGGACAATTTGTGGGGTCGGAATCGTGCGGTGAATGTCATGAAGAGGAGTATGGGAACTTCAAGAAATTTGCGAAAAAAGCGCATTCCGGAAAATCCGTCAAGGTCATGGCTGCGGATTTGACAAACGAGGAAGTCGCTGAATGTTATGTGTGTCATATGACCGGATACGGGCGACCTGGGGGGTTTGTCAGTTTTGCGGAAACACCGGGTATGGCCGACTGCGGATGCGAAGTCTGTCACGGACCAGGGTACGATCATGTGGAGGCCGACGGTGATCCGGACTTGATCAAGGGCAGTCTGAGTATGGACGACTGCACTTCGTGTCACAATCCGGAAAGAATTGATGCTTTTGACTTCAAGCCGCTGTTATACGGCGGGGCACACTAA